The proteins below are encoded in one region of Chrysemys picta bellii isolate R12L10 chromosome 4, ASM1138683v2, whole genome shotgun sequence:
- the LOC135983328 gene encoding uncharacterized protein LOC135983328, with amino-acid sequence MQSSPAVMAMQSVNRKRAPAWTDREVLDLIAVWGDESVLSELRSKRRNAKIYEKISKDMAERGYSRDATQCRVKIKELRQGYQKTKEANGRSGSHPQTSRFYEALHSILGAAATTTPPVTVDSEDGILSTAGSSDMLGDGEDEEGDEEGEAVGSSHNADFPDSQDLFITLTEIPYEASPAITPDTESGEGSATPSATVSQPSLESHSQRLARIRRRKKRTREDMFSELMASSQAQAAQQTQWRENLTRMHQANMDREERWRQEDQQATLTLLGLLREQTDTLRRLVDVLQERRQEDRAPLQSISNRPPPPPSPIPTSPKVQRRRGGRVPANSHSTPAESSSSRRLSFPKI; translated from the exons atgcagagctctccagcagtgatggccatgcagtctgtgaatagaaagagagccccagcatggactgatcgtgaagtcttggatctcatcgctgtgtggggcgatgagtccgtgctttccgagctgcgatccaaaagaaggaatgcaaagatctacgagaagatctctaaagacatggcagagagaggatacagccgggatgcaacgcagtgccgcgtgaaaatcaaggagctgagacaaggctaccagaagaccaaagaggcaaacggacgctccggatcccatccccagacatcccgtttctacgaggcactgcattccatcctcggtgctgccgccaccactaccccaccagtgaccgtggactctgaggatgggatactgtccacggccggttcctcagacatgttaggggacggggaagatgaggaaggagatgaggagggcgaggcagttggcagctctcacaacgctgatttccccgacagccaggatctcttcatcacccttacagagatcccctacgaagcgtccccagccattaccccggacacagaatctggtgaaggatcagcca ccccgtctgcgactgtctcacaacctagcctggaatcacactcccagaggctagcgcggattaggcgtaggaagaagaggacacgggaggacatgttctctgagcttatggcctcttcccaagcccaggcagcacagcagacccagtggcgggagaacttgacccgaatgcaccaagccaacatggatcgggaggagaggtggcggcaggaagaccagcaggcgactctaacgctgcttggactactgagggagcaaacggacacactccggcgccttgtggatgttctgcaggaacggaggcaggaggacagagccccgctgcagtccatctctaaccgccctcccccgccaccaagtcccatacccacctcacccaaagtgcaaagaaggagaggcggcagagtccctgctaactctcactccacccctgcagagagctctagtagcagaaggctctcatttcccaaaatttga